Proteins found in one Mangifera indica cultivar Alphonso chromosome 15, CATAS_Mindica_2.1, whole genome shotgun sequence genomic segment:
- the LOC123197319 gene encoding ABC transporter B family member 15-like isoform X3 produces the protein MSIFMQADGVDFLLMGLGFIGAVSDGFATPVMLFFISKLVNSVGTASTGNIDSFTHNIKKYSVIILYIACGRWVAGFLEGYCWTRTGERQATRMRAKYLKAVLRQDIEYFDLNVSSTAEVITNVSNDSLVIQDAISEKLPNFLVNAGTFIGGYVIGFLLLWRLTIVTFPTVILLVIPGIICGRSVLSLARKIREEYNKAGTIAEQAISSITAVYSFVGETKTINEFSSALEILVELGVTQGLAKGWAVGSNSIVYAIWSFVAYYGARLVMYHGAHGGTVFAVANATSNGGQAIGTGLSNLKSIAEAMEAGERMMQLMKRVPKIDSENSEGQILERVSGEVEFRHIEFAYPSRPESIIFKDFSLKIPAGKTVALVGGSGSGKSTVISLLQRFYDPIGGEILLDGVATDKLQLKWLRSLMGLVSQEPVLFATTIKENILFGKEDATMEEVIEAAKASNAHNFISQLPQQYETQVGERGVQLSGGQKQRIAIARALIKAPRILLLDEATSALDSKLELVVQEALDNAAIGRTTIIIAHRLSTIRYADVIAVVQNGHVIETGSHDELMQDENGHYTTLFRLQQTEKEQQIANTPEKIMLTNLITSSSMNGKSFRTTMDVNATDDINDQRKRSEDDNKVKLPSPPSFTRLLALNLPEWKLATLGCLSAILSGAVQPVYAFFKASTIHVFFLKDHDKIKEKTKIYALCMIGLGLFSLLVNLSQYYNFSYMGERLTKRIRERLFSKILTFEVGWFDREENSSGATFSRLAKDANVGRSLVGDRMCLIVQTVSAVAMAFTMSLVIAWRLALVMIAFQPLSILCIYSRKALLKNMSEKAIKAQDESSKLASEAVSNLRTITAFSSQDRIMKRLEKAQEGPLIESVRQSWYAGIGLAFAQSLTSCIWAFHFLYGGKLMREGHITSKAFFQTLLILLDTGRLIAIAGTTATDLAQGSDSIRSIFAVLDRYTRIQPDESEGYAPEKITGHVEFQDVHFAYPARPEVMIFKGFSINIEAGKSVALIGQSGSGKSKIINLIERFYDPLSGMVKIDGRDIKSYHLKSLRKHIALVSQEPVLFSGSIRENIIYGKQDQVDESEIIEAARAANAHDFIAGLSDGYDTLSGERGVQLSGGQKQRIALARAILKNATILLLDETTSALDSKSEKLVQEVLEHMMIGKTSVVIAHRLSTIQNCDLILVLDKGCVVEKGSHQSLLAKGSLGAYYSLVSLQSTPNSNAHSTIN, from the exons ATGTCCATTTTCATGCAAGCAGACGGTGTGGATTTTTTGTTGATGGGTTTGGGATTCATCGGAGCTGTCAGCGATGGCTTCGCTACACCTGTCATGCtgttttttattagtaaattggTGAACAGTGTTGGCACCGCATCAACTGGTAACATAGACTCGTTCACCCATAACATTAAGAAG TATTCAGTGATCATCTTATACATAGCTTGTGGAAGATGGGTTGCCGGTTTCCTAG AGGGATACTGTTGGACAAGAACAGGTGAAAGGCAAGCCACAAGAATGAGAGCTAAATATTTGAAAGCAGTGTTAAGGCAAGATATTGAATACTTTGATTTGAATGTCAGCAGCACCGCAGAAGTCATCACAAACGTCTCTAATGATAGTCTTGTCATTCAAGATGCTATCAGTGAGAAG CTCCCGAACTTTTTGGTGAATGCTGGCACATTTATTGGAGGCTATGTTATCGGATTCTTGCTGCTGTGGAGGCTGACCATTGTTACATTTCCGACTGTTATACTTCTGGTAATTCCTGGAATAATTTGCGGACGGAGTGTGTTGAGCTTAGCTCGGAAGATACGGGAAGAATACAACAAAGCTGGAACAATTGCGGAACAGGCAATCTCTTCAATAACAGCTGTTTATTCATTTGTTGGGGAAACCAAAACTATCAACGAATTCTCTTCGGCCCTGGAAATTTTAGTCGAATTGGGGGTAACACAAGGATTGGCTAAAGGCTGGGCTGTTGGAAGCAACAGCATCGTTTATGCTATTTGGTCTTTTGTAGCTTATTACGGTGCTAGATTGGTCATGTACCACGGTGCTCATGGAGGAACCGTGTTTGCTGTCGCCAACGCCACTTCCAATGGCGGCCA GGCGATAGGAACTGGTTTGTCTAACTTGAAGTCCATAGCAGAAGCAATGGAAGCAGGAGAGCGTATGATGCAGTTGATGAAAAGAGTACCCAAGATTGATTCAGAAAACTCGGAAGGCCAAATCCTGGAGAGAGTTTCAGGTGAAGTTGAGTTTAGGCATATAGAATTTGCATACCCATCAAGGCCTGAAAGCATAATCTTCAAAGATTTTAGCCTAAAAATTCCAGCAGGAAAGACAGTGGCATTAGTGGGTGGTAGTGGCTCGGGGAAATCCACTGTAATTTCACTTTTACAAAGGTTTTATGACCCAATTGGAGGCGAAATTCTTCTTGATGGAGTTGCCACTGACAAATTACAACTCAAATGGCTAAGGTCACTAATGGGTTTGGTGAGCCAAGAGCCTGTACTGTTTGCAACAACAATTAAAGAGAACATACTTTTTGGCAAAGAAGATGCCACAATGGAAGAAGTTATTGAAGCAGCCAAAGCTTCAAATGCTCACAATTTCATCTCTCAGTTGCCTCAGCAATATGAAACTCAG GTGGGTGAGAGAGGAGTTCAATTGTCAGGTGGGCAAAAACAAAGAATCGCCATTGCGCGAGCACTAATCAAAGCACCCAGGATCCTTCTCTTAGACGAGGCAACAAGCGCACTCGACTCGAAATTAGAGTTGGTTGTTCAAGAAGCCCTTGACAACGCCGCTATTGGACGCACCACTATCATCATTGCTCACCGTCTCTCCACCATCCGCTACGCCGATGTGATTGCTGTCGTGCAAAATGGCCATGTCATAGAAACAGGCTCCCATGATGAGCTCATGCAAGACGAAAATGGTCATTACACTACACTCTTTCGTCTTCAACAAACTGAAAAGGAACAACAAATTGCAAACACCCCAGAAAAGATAATGTTGACAAATCTTATTACTTCTTCATCCATGAATGGCAAATCCTTCAGAACAACAATGGATGTAAACGCTACAGATGACATCAACGATCAAAGAAAGAGAAGCGAAGATGATAACAAGGTCAAGTTGCCAAGTCCACCATCTTTTACGAGATTGTTAGCTTTGAATCTACCAGAATGGAAGCTAGCAACCTTGGGGTGTTTAAGTGCAATCCTTTCCGGTGCTGTTCAACCTGTTTATGCCTTTTTCAAAGCCTCCACGATCCATGTTTTCTTCTTGAAAGATCATGATAAGATTAAAGAGAAGACGAAGATTTATGCTTTGTGTATGATTGGATTAGGATTGTTCTCTTTGTTGGTTAATTTGAGCcaatattacaatttttcttACATGGGGGAACGCTTAACCAAGAGGATTAGAGAGAGACTGTTTTCAAAGATACTTACCTTTGAAGTTGGATGGTTTGATCGAGAAGAGAACTCTAGTGGTGCTACTTTCTCCCGACTAGCCAAAGATGCAAACGTG GGGAGGTCGTTAGTGGGTGATCGTATGTGTCTCATTGTACAAACTGTATCGGCCGTAGCCATGGCTTTCACTATGAGCTTGGTCATTGCATGGAGGCTTGCTTTGGTGATGATCGCATTCCAGCCCCTGAgcatattatgtatttattctAGGAAAGCTCTACTTAAAAATATGTCGGAGAAGGCTATAAAAGCGCAAGATGAAAGCAGCAAACTGGCTTCAGAAGCTGTTTCCAACTTGAGAACCATCACGGCCTTCTCATCCCAAGATAGAATTATGAAGAGGCTTGAAAAGGCCCAAGAAGGGCCACTAATTGAGAGTGTTCGACAATCATGGTATGCAGGCATAGGCCTTGCCTTCGCACAGAGCCTAACATCTTGCATCTGGGCTTTCCATTTCTTGTATGGTGGCAAGCTCATGAGAGAGGGCCACATCACTTCCAAGGCCTTCTTCCAGACCTTGTTAATCCTCCTGGACACAGGCCGTCTCATTGCTATTGCTGGTACTACAGCTACAGATCTTGCCCAAGGCTCGGATTCTATAAGATCAATCTTTGCTGTATTAGACCGGTATACAAGAATTCAGCCCGATGAATCTGAAGGCTACGCACCTGAAAAAATAACAGGTCACGTAGAATTTCAAGATGTACATTTTGCATACCCTGCTAGACCTGAAGTGATGATTTTCAAAGGCTTTTCCATCAACATTGAAGCTGGAAAATCAGTTGCATTGATCGGACAAAGTGGGTCAGGAAAATCAAAGATTATCAATCTAATCGAACGGTTTTATGATCCTCTTAGCGGTATGGTAAAAATTGATGGTCGAGATATTAAATCATACCACCTTAAGTCATTGAGAAAGCACATTGCACTTGTTAGTCAAGAGCCTGTACTATTTTCTGGTAGCATCAGGGAAAACATCATCTACGGCAAACAAGACCAAGTCGATGAGTCAGAGATCATTGAGGCAGCCAGGGCAGCCAATGCTCATGATTTCATTGCTGGATTGAGTGATGGATATGACACATTGAGTGGGGAAAGGGGAGTTCAATTATCAGGAGGCCAAAAGCAACGCATTGCTCTAGCTCGAGCCATATTGAAGAATGCTACAATATTACTATTAGATGAAACAACTAGTGCCTTGGATAGTAAATCAGAAAAACTAGTGCAGGAGGTGCTTGAGCATATGATGATTGGAAAAACAAGTGTGGTGATAGCTCATAGATTAAGTACCATACAAAATTGTGATCTCATCCTTGTATTAGATAAAGGCTGTGTGGTCGAGAAAGGCAGCCACCAATCTCTGCTGGCCAAAGGATCCCTTGGCGCTTATTACTCATTGGTTAGTCTCCAAAGCACACCAAATAGTAATGCTCACTCCactatcaattaa